In a single window of the Bacillus horti genome:
- the spoVAD gene encoding stage V sporulation protein AD, with translation MLQGHQSWNFVSRPILTSSATIVGPFEGKGPLALDFDRIHGDTWIGQESWEKAEKRLLEEATELAIEKAGLEKEQVQFFLGGDLLAQLVSSNFAARTLGIPFLGIFGACSTSMEGLALAAQMVDANNAHTVMCGTSSHNSSAEKQFRYPTEYGGQKPPTAQWTVTGGAAAIVQAEDHIKTESKVEGTRSIRVTGATIGRIIDMGISDPFNMGGAMAPAAVDTITAHFRDFQRSFEDYDLIATGDLGHVGHQIARDLLKKHGIKVSDEKFKDCGKMIFGDNPTVLAGGSGCACSATVTYGHILNKMKAGELKKVFIAATGALLSPLSYQQKESIPCICHGVVLEAE, from the coding sequence ATGCTACAGGGACATCAGAGCTGGAATTTCGTATCTAGGCCGATTTTGACCTCCTCTGCCACTATTGTTGGACCCTTTGAGGGGAAGGGACCCCTAGCTCTAGATTTTGACCGGATACATGGTGATACCTGGATCGGTCAGGAGAGCTGGGAAAAGGCAGAAAAACGTCTATTAGAGGAAGCAACAGAGCTGGCCATTGAGAAGGCTGGTCTAGAAAAAGAACAGGTTCAATTTTTTCTAGGTGGGGATCTATTAGCTCAGCTTGTTTCCAGTAATTTTGCTGCTAGAACATTAGGTATTCCCTTTCTAGGGATATTTGGAGCCTGCTCTACGTCAATGGAAGGCTTAGCTCTTGCTGCCCAAATGGTGGATGCCAATAATGCTCATACAGTGATGTGTGGGACGTCCAGCCATAATTCCTCGGCAGAAAAACAGTTTCGTTACCCTACGGAGTACGGCGGGCAGAAGCCTCCAACAGCTCAATGGACGGTAACGGGTGGAGCGGCAGCAATTGTGCAGGCAGAGGATCACATCAAAACAGAGAGCAAGGTAGAAGGAACTCGTAGTATTAGAGTGACTGGGGCAACCATTGGACGGATTATAGATATGGGTATTAGTGACCCTTTTAATATGGGAGGAGCTATGGCTCCAGCTGCTGTGGATACGATTACAGCTCATTTTCGAGACTTTCAGCGTAGCTTTGAGGATTATGATCTAATTGCCACCGGTGATTTAGGGCATGTTGGTCACCAGATTGCTCGAGACCTACTAAAAAAGCACGGCATTAAAGTCTCAGATGAGAAATTTAAGGACTGCGGAAAAATGATCTTCGGAGACAACCCAACTGTCTTAGCAGGAGGCAGTGGATGCGCGTGCTCAGCTACAGTAACCTACGGACATATTCTAAACAAAATGAAAGCAGGGGAGCTAAAAAAGGTATTCATTGCTGCTACAGGAGCACTCCTCTCACCATTAAGCTATCAGCAAAAGGAATCTATACCGTGTATTTGTCACGGAGTGGTATTAGAAGCGGAGTAA
- the spoVAE gene encoding stage V sporulation protein AE, with protein sequence MLASFFWAFVVGGIICVIGQVMLDVFKLTPAHTMSALVVSGAILDGLGFYERLIDFAGAGATVPITSFGNSLVHGAMAEAKANGLIGIITGIFEVTSAGISSAIIFSFLAALVFRPKG encoded by the coding sequence ATGCTAGCAAGCTTTTTTTGGGCTTTTGTTGTTGGAGGAATTATATGTGTTATTGGGCAGGTCATGCTGGATGTTTTTAAGCTTACGCCAGCTCATACGATGAGTGCGCTTGTCGTTTCAGGAGCCATCCTTGATGGATTAGGCTTTTATGAACGTCTGATCGATTTTGCTGGAGCAGGAGCCACTGTTCCCATTACCAGTTTTGGTAACTCTCTAGTTCATGGAGCAATGGCTGAAGCTAAAGCGAATGGTTTAATTGGTATCATCACAGGGATATTTGAGGTTACTAGTGCAGGAATTTCCTCTGCCATTATCTTTTCTTTTTTAGCCGCTCTTGTTTTCAGGCCCAAAGGTTGA
- the carB gene encoding carbamoyl-phosphate synthase large subunit, with the protein MPKSTQLKKILVIGSGPIVIGQAAEFDYAGTQACQALKEEGYEVILINSNPATIMTDTNMADKVYIEPITLEFVTRIIRQEKPDGILPTLGGQTGLNMAVELAEAGILEEENVQLLGTELSAIKKAEDRDLFRELMKELGEPVPTSDIIHSIEEALAFVDKIGYPVIIRPAYTLGGTGGGIVKDEESLREIVASGLKYSPVTQCLIEKSIAGYKEIEYEVMRDANDSCIVVCNMENIDPVGVHTGDSIVVAPSQTLSDREYQMLRSSALRIIRALKIEGGCNVQYALDPDSFQYYVIEVNPRVSRSSALASKATGYPIAKMAAKIAVGYRLDEMINPVTQRTYASFEPALDYIVTKIPRWPFDKFQSANRKLGTQMKATGEVMAIGRNFEESLLKAIRSLETGVYHIELPELRGLDDEKLQSKCTNADDERIFAVAEALRRGYSIEEVWKWTKIDLFFLHKLQMMIQFEQELEGKAFDVELLNEAKRLGFTDVKIAELWSTTEDEVRAFRKVAGIEPVYKMVDTCAAEFESTTPYYYSTYEQENEVLPSSKKKIIVLGSGPIRIGQGIEFDYATVHAVWAIKEAGYEAIIINNNPETVSTDFNTSDRLYFEPLFAEDVLHIIEQEKPEGVIVQFGGQTAINLTAALEKAGVPIIGTDVAHIDAAEDREKFEKLLGQLQIAQPPGKTVTSVDGAVTAAEGLGFPVLVRPSYVLGGRAMEIVYNQEELLGYMENAVRVNPQHPVLIDRYLLGKEVEVDAICDGNEVLIPGIMEHIERAGVHSGDSIAVYPPQTISPEIKEKIIEMTTELAKGLEIKGLLNIQFVIYKEQVYVLEVNPRSSRTVPFLSKITGIPMANLATKVILGQSLQELGYQGGYHPEADVVSVKVPVFSFAKLRRVDITLGPEMKSTGEVMGRDVKLEKALYKGLIAAGMNIPTHGSVLVTVADKDKEEATEVIQRFHQLGFNIVATSGTASRLEEVKIPVTKVKKLSEGTPNLLDQVRTGQVSFIINTLTKGKQPARDGFRIRREAVENGVVVFTSLDTAKAMIKVLETITFSSAPMPVFEKKSSLSLK; encoded by the coding sequence ATGCCTAAATCAACTCAACTCAAGAAGATTCTCGTTATTGGCTCAGGACCGATTGTAATTGGACAGGCCGCCGAGTTCGATTATGCGGGAACACAAGCGTGTCAGGCCTTAAAAGAAGAGGGCTATGAGGTTATTCTGATTAACTCCAACCCAGCAACGATTATGACCGATACGAATATGGCTGATAAGGTTTATATTGAACCAATTACATTAGAGTTTGTAACTAGAATTATCCGTCAAGAGAAGCCAGATGGTATCCTTCCGACTCTAGGGGGACAAACAGGCTTAAACATGGCTGTAGAGCTTGCCGAGGCGGGTATTCTAGAGGAAGAAAATGTTCAGCTACTAGGGACAGAGCTTTCTGCGATTAAAAAAGCTGAGGACAGAGACCTCTTCAGAGAGCTGATGAAGGAGCTAGGTGAACCTGTTCCAACTAGTGATATTATTCATTCGATTGAAGAAGCCCTTGCCTTTGTAGATAAAATTGGTTACCCGGTGATCATTCGACCTGCCTATACGCTTGGAGGTACAGGCGGAGGGATTGTTAAGGATGAGGAAAGCCTAAGGGAAATCGTAGCGAGTGGTTTGAAGTATTCACCTGTTACACAGTGTTTGATTGAAAAAAGCATTGCTGGCTACAAAGAGATTGAATATGAGGTAATGCGTGACGCTAACGATTCCTGTATTGTTGTTTGTAACATGGAAAATATAGATCCGGTTGGAGTTCATACTGGTGACAGTATTGTTGTAGCGCCGAGTCAGACCCTTTCTGATCGAGAATACCAAATGCTACGCTCATCTGCTCTTAGAATTATTCGTGCACTAAAAATAGAAGGGGGCTGTAATGTCCAATACGCTCTCGACCCGGACAGCTTTCAATATTATGTCATCGAAGTGAATCCACGTGTAAGTCGTTCTTCTGCTCTGGCTTCAAAAGCAACAGGATATCCGATTGCGAAAATGGCGGCTAAAATTGCTGTTGGGTATCGCTTAGATGAAATGATTAATCCAGTAACACAGCGCACGTATGCAAGCTTCGAGCCAGCTTTAGACTACATTGTAACGAAAATACCTCGCTGGCCCTTCGATAAGTTCCAATCCGCGAATCGTAAGCTAGGTACTCAGATGAAGGCAACTGGAGAAGTGATGGCGATCGGTCGTAATTTCGAGGAGTCCTTACTCAAGGCGATCCGCTCTTTAGAAACAGGTGTATATCATATTGAGCTTCCTGAGCTCCGTGGCTTGGACGACGAAAAGCTTCAAAGTAAATGCACCAATGCGGATGATGAGAGAATCTTTGCTGTAGCCGAGGCTCTACGCCGTGGTTATTCCATCGAGGAAGTATGGAAGTGGACGAAGATTGATTTGTTTTTCCTGCATAAGCTACAAATGATGATTCAGTTTGAACAGGAGCTAGAAGGCAAAGCCTTTGATGTTGAACTGTTAAACGAAGCGAAGCGTCTAGGCTTTACGGATGTAAAAATTGCTGAGCTGTGGAGCACGACAGAGGATGAGGTTAGAGCGTTTCGTAAGGTAGCAGGAATTGAGCCTGTTTATAAAATGGTAGATACGTGTGCAGCTGAGTTTGAGTCAACAACACCGTACTATTATTCAACATATGAGCAAGAAAACGAGGTGCTTCCTTCCTCGAAAAAGAAAATCATTGTGTTAGGCTCTGGCCCGATCCGAATCGGTCAAGGGATTGAGTTCGATTATGCAACCGTCCATGCCGTATGGGCGATCAAAGAAGCTGGCTACGAAGCGATTATTATCAATAACAATCCAGAGACCGTATCGACCGATTTCAATACGTCAGATCGACTATACTTTGAGCCTTTATTTGCTGAGGATGTACTACACATTATCGAACAAGAAAAACCTGAAGGTGTCATTGTTCAATTTGGTGGTCAAACAGCGATCAATCTTACAGCTGCTCTTGAAAAAGCGGGTGTCCCGATTATTGGAACGGATGTAGCCCATATTGATGCTGCAGAGGATAGAGAGAAGTTTGAAAAGCTATTAGGGCAGCTACAAATTGCCCAGCCTCCTGGTAAGACAGTTACGTCTGTTGATGGAGCGGTAACGGCAGCTGAAGGTTTAGGATTTCCTGTACTTGTTCGACCTTCTTATGTATTGGGTGGGAGAGCAATGGAAATTGTGTATAACCAAGAAGAGCTGCTCGGATACATGGAGAATGCTGTACGAGTAAACCCTCAGCATCCAGTGCTAATAGATCGTTATCTGCTAGGTAAAGAGGTTGAAGTAGATGCGATTTGTGACGGGAATGAGGTTCTTATTCCAGGGATAATGGAGCATATTGAACGAGCTGGTGTACACTCCGGAGATTCAATTGCTGTCTATCCACCGCAAACGATAAGCCCAGAAATTAAAGAGAAAATCATCGAGATGACAACAGAGTTAGCCAAAGGCTTAGAAATCAAAGGCCTGCTTAACATTCAGTTTGTGATTTACAAGGAGCAGGTGTATGTACTTGAAGTGAATCCACGTTCTTCGCGTACCGTTCCTTTCTTAAGTAAAATTACAGGTATACCTATGGCTAATTTAGCTACAAAAGTGATTCTTGGTCAATCTCTACAGGAATTAGGATATCAAGGTGGGTATCACCCAGAAGCAGACGTAGTTTCTGTAAAGGTGCCTGTTTTCTCCTTCGCTAAGCTGAGAAGAGTAGATATTACTCTAGGACCTGAGATGAAATCAACAGGAGAGGTAATGGGGAGAGATGTGAAGCTGGAAAAGGCTTTATATAAAGGCCTGATTGCCGCAGGAATGAACATTCCAACCCATGGATCTGTTTTAGTTACTGTGGCAGATAAGGACAAAGAGGAAGCAACTGAGGTTATCCAAAGATTTCATCAGCTAGGCTTTAATATAGTGGCTACCTCAGGCACAGCTTCAAGGCTTGAAGAGGTTAAAATACCGGTAACGAAGGTGAAAAAACTTTCTGAAGGAACTCCAAATTTATTAGATCAGGTACGTACAGGACAGGTGAGCTTTATTATTAACACGTTAACGAAAGGCAAGCAGCCAGCTCGTGACGGATTTAGAATTAGGCGTGAAGCGGTAGAAAATGGTGTGGTTGTCTTTACTTCCTTGGATACGGCAAAAGCAATGATTAAAGTCCTTGAAACGATCACATTTTCATCAGCTCCAATGCCAGTTTTTGAAAAGAAAAGTAGCTTGTCATTGAAATGA
- the pyrR gene encoding bifunctional pyr operon transcriptional regulator/uracil phosphoribosyltransferase PyrR, whose amino-acid sequence MDKSRLILDQDAIRRALTRIAHEIIERNKGISNCVLVGIKTRGIYLAQRLAERIKEIESFDVPVGELDITLYRDDLTFKHESQDPVIKGTQLPVDITGKTVILVDDVLYTGRTVRAGLDALIDHGRPQSIQLAVLVDRGHRELPIRPDFVGKNVPTSKEEIIAVQLFETDEQDHVQIKADK is encoded by the coding sequence TTGGACAAATCTAGGCTTATTTTAGATCAGGATGCCATACGTAGAGCTTTGACAAGGATTGCTCATGAAATTATTGAGCGAAACAAGGGAATTTCAAATTGTGTACTGGTGGGAATTAAAACTAGAGGAATTTATCTTGCCCAGCGCCTAGCTGAACGTATTAAAGAGATTGAAAGCTTTGATGTGCCAGTTGGTGAGCTTGATATTACATTATATCGTGATGATCTAACCTTTAAGCATGAAAGTCAGGATCCTGTGATTAAAGGCACTCAGCTACCCGTTGATATTACAGGAAAAACAGTGATCTTAGTTGATGATGTGCTATATACAGGACGTACGGTAAGAGCAGGTCTTGATGCACTAATTGATCATGGCCGACCTCAATCCATTCAGCTTGCTGTATTGGTTGACCGAGGACATCGAGAGCTACCAATTCGTCCTGATTTTGTAGGAAAAAATGTTCCTACCTCTAAAGAAGAAATAATTGCTGTGCAGCTATTCGAGACGGATGAACAAGATCATGTACAGATCAAAGCAGATAAATAA
- a CDS encoding aspartate carbamoyltransferase catalytic subunit, with amino-acid sequence MNKHLLGLKDLGAEDLLSILKRAEQFTHSDQESHLNVVVHKGTFVTNLFFENSTRTRFSFEVAQKRLGLNVLNFQESVSSAQKGESLYDTLKTLESMGVKAAVIRHSQNGILKQLESGLNLNLVNAGIGNEEHPTQALLDMLTMKQEFGSLQGLKVAIIGDLQHSRVLRSNYYGLTKLGASLILSGPEEYKPVDQEILGGCTWLPMDDAIVEADVVMMLRIQLERHREQAVGISQTEYHQKYGLTEQRSKFMKKEAIIMHPAPFNRDVEIASSLIESPKSRIFKQVTNGVAIRMAVMERVLCSTVDEQGTNSKIKMAN; translated from the coding sequence ATGAACAAACACTTGTTAGGTTTAAAGGACTTAGGGGCAGAGGATCTTCTATCCATATTAAAAAGAGCAGAGCAGTTTACGCATTCAGATCAAGAGAGTCACTTGAATGTAGTTGTCCACAAAGGAACGTTTGTAACTAATTTGTTTTTTGAGAACAGTACAAGAACACGCTTTTCCTTTGAGGTTGCTCAGAAGCGCTTAGGTCTGAATGTCTTGAACTTCCAAGAATCTGTATCGAGTGCACAAAAAGGAGAGTCCTTATACGATACATTAAAAACTCTTGAGTCTATGGGCGTTAAAGCGGCGGTCATACGACATAGTCAAAATGGAATTCTTAAGCAGCTTGAGAGTGGGCTTAACTTGAACCTTGTTAATGCAGGGATAGGAAATGAGGAGCACCCCACCCAAGCCCTTCTTGACATGCTAACAATGAAGCAGGAATTTGGCTCATTACAAGGTCTTAAGGTAGCGATAATTGGGGATTTACAGCATAGCCGAGTACTGCGATCAAATTATTATGGCTTGACTAAGCTTGGAGCCAGTTTGATTTTATCAGGTCCAGAGGAATATAAACCAGTGGATCAGGAAATTTTAGGTGGCTGCACATGGCTGCCGATGGATGACGCTATCGTTGAAGCTGACGTTGTGATGATGCTACGTATACAGCTTGAAAGACATAGGGAGCAGGCTGTAGGGATCTCTCAGACTGAGTATCACCAGAAATATGGTCTAACGGAGCAACGCTCAAAATTTATGAAAAAGGAAGCCATCATTATGCATCCTGCTCCTTTTAATCGAGATGTAGAAATTGCTTCTAGCTTGATTGAAAGTCCAAAGTCTAGAATTTTTAAGCAAGTAACTAATGGTGTTGCTATAAGAATGGCTGTGATGGAAAGAGTGCTTTGTAGTACGGTAGATGAACAGGGAACAAATAGTAAAATCAAGATGGCTAACTAA
- a CDS encoding DUF421 domain-containing protein translates to MGAIWYGAEDLPIYGFLVRALLVYVYMFLIIKILGQRSIGTLHPLDFLFGVIIGDILGEPLTSGDKPIAGPLAAAGLISFFHLSLSYLSLKTPRFRRIVEDEPLILIENGKILEKELRKTKITVESLMMDLRLRNAADLNEVDYAVLESNGQISVIKNTHSNALTPQDMQIKKPKKGYPSVLILDGHIISHNLKKFGNQGWLMQQLNNRGVKRVDEVFLMTVDHAGGVYISQKS, encoded by the coding sequence ATGGGAGCCATTTGGTATGGAGCTGAAGACTTACCGATTTACGGTTTTTTGGTACGTGCACTTTTGGTCTATGTGTATATGTTTCTAATTATAAAAATTTTAGGTCAGCGATCCATCGGAACTCTGCATCCTCTTGACTTCTTATTTGGTGTGATTATTGGAGATATTTTAGGTGAACCTCTAACATCAGGAGATAAACCTATTGCAGGTCCATTAGCGGCTGCGGGATTAATAAGCTTTTTCCATCTTTCCTTATCTTATTTGTCACTTAAAACTCCTCGTTTTCGAAGAATCGTGGAGGATGAGCCCTTAATTCTAATTGAGAATGGTAAGATACTGGAGAAAGAACTGAGGAAGACAAAAATAACTGTGGAGTCTTTAATGATGGATTTACGCCTAAGGAATGCTGCAGATTTAAATGAAGTTGACTATGCAGTGCTTGAGTCAAATGGACAAATCAGTGTGATTAAAAATACCCATAGTAATGCCCTAACACCACAAGATATGCAAATTAAAAAGCCTAAAAAAGGATATCCAAGTGTTTTGATATTAGACGGACATATCATTTCACATAATTTAAAGAAGTTTGGAAACCAGGGTTGGCTTATGCAGCAATTAAATAACAGGGGTGTGAAGCGGGTAGATGAAGTATTTCTAATGACCGTTGATCATGCTGGTGGTGTATATATTAGCCAAAAGAGTTAG
- a CDS encoding carbamoyl phosphate synthase small subunit codes for MNKAEKAYLILDDGTIFQGKSFGSDQTAIGEVVFNTGMTGYQEVLTDPSYCGQLITMTYPLIGNYGVNMDDYEAIIPHAFGFIVREHSDYPSNWRSEGSIDQWLKGHGIPGISNIDTRMLTKKIREQGTMKGMIVSGQKSDVELLELLEELKVTKDLKDQVSRVSTKNAFHCPGQKHRVVLVDYGCKAGILRELTNRHCDVRVVPYDTTAEEIIKLNPDGILLSNGPGDPKDVPEALAMINGVLGKIPLFGICLGHQLFALACGGDTVKMKFGHRGANHPVLDIEADLTMMTSQNHGYAVNEQALSGTRLKVTHTAVNDKTVEGLKHLDHPAFSVQFHPEATPGPYDSNELFDRFINLMDQHKLHITEQKKGANQYA; via the coding sequence ATGAACAAGGCAGAAAAGGCATATCTTATCCTCGATGACGGTACAATTTTTCAAGGGAAAAGCTTTGGTTCGGATCAAACTGCTATAGGTGAGGTTGTTTTTAACACCGGAATGACAGGATATCAAGAGGTTTTAACTGACCCATCCTACTGTGGACAGCTTATTACCATGACATATCCTTTGATCGGAAACTACGGTGTAAATATGGATGATTATGAAGCCATTATTCCGCACGCATTTGGCTTCATTGTTAGAGAACATAGTGATTATCCTAGCAATTGGCGTTCAGAAGGAAGCATAGATCAATGGCTCAAGGGACATGGCATCCCTGGAATCTCTAATATAGATACACGTATGCTTACGAAAAAAATTAGAGAGCAGGGGACCATGAAGGGAATGATCGTCTCTGGACAGAAATCAGATGTTGAGCTTTTGGAGCTTTTAGAGGAATTAAAAGTGACCAAGGATCTAAAGGATCAGGTATCTCGTGTTTCAACCAAAAATGCGTTCCATTGTCCAGGACAAAAGCACCGAGTCGTGCTAGTGGATTATGGCTGTAAAGCTGGAATTTTACGTGAGTTAACAAATCGCCACTGTGATGTTCGTGTCGTGCCATATGATACAACAGCAGAGGAAATTATTAAGCTAAATCCTGATGGTATTCTTCTCTCAAACGGTCCTGGAGATCCAAAGGATGTCCCAGAGGCTTTAGCGATGATTAACGGTGTCCTTGGAAAGATTCCATTGTTCGGTATTTGCTTAGGTCATCAGTTGTTTGCTTTAGCTTGTGGAGGAGATACGGTCAAAATGAAGTTTGGTCACCGGGGGGCAAATCATCCTGTTTTAGATATTGAAGCTGATCTGACGATGATGACATCACAAAATCACGGCTACGCTGTGAATGAACAAGCTCTTTCTGGTACTCGTTTGAAGGTAACTCATACGGCTGTTAATGATAAAACAGTCGAGGGTCTTAAGCATTTAGATCATCCAGCCTTTTCTGTACAGTTTCATCCGGAGGCAACACCAGGACCTTACGACAGTAATGAATTATTTGATCGTTTTATAAACCTAATGGATCAACACAAGCTTCATATCACTGAACAAAAGAAGGGAGCTAATCAGTATGCCTAA
- a CDS encoding dihydroorotase has product MLLKNGTMYDHVGNQVTRDILIENGRIKKLGKNLQAEGHETVECEGKWIFPGFVDLHVHLREPGFEAKETIETGSMAAVKGGFTTIACMPNTKPVLDTPEQIRYIHEQTKKSGYAHVLPIGAITKRQLGEELNDFESMQHEGVLAVSDDGVGVQSSWMMKQAMIKAQELGLPVVAHCEDDTLIQGGCVHEGSFSEKYNLRGIPSECEAIHIGRDILLAEQTGVHYHVCHISTKESVRLVREGKKNGIKVTAEVSPHHLLLCEDDIPGLNTNFKMNPPLRGAADREALLEGLLDGTIDFIATDHAPHTEEEKAKSMELAPFGIVGLETAFPLLYTHFVQKGIFTLKQLVDWMTVIPADRFGLDKGRLTEGGPADITIVDLHKVQDIDPNQFASKGKNTPFAGWRTSGWPVQTIVAGELVWSEEQGFSAGNEK; this is encoded by the coding sequence ATGCTACTTAAAAACGGAACGATGTATGATCATGTAGGCAATCAGGTGACTAGAGATATTCTTATTGAAAATGGACGGATTAAGAAGCTAGGTAAAAACCTTCAGGCTGAGGGACATGAGACCGTAGAATGTGAAGGGAAGTGGATTTTCCCAGGCTTTGTAGATTTACATGTTCATCTAAGGGAGCCAGGCTTTGAAGCGAAGGAAACGATTGAAACGGGTTCAATGGCGGCTGTAAAAGGTGGCTTTACTACGATAGCGTGTATGCCAAATACGAAGCCAGTATTAGACACACCTGAGCAAATTCGCTATATTCATGAGCAAACAAAAAAAAGTGGTTACGCACATGTGCTTCCAATTGGAGCGATTACAAAAAGACAGCTTGGAGAAGAGCTGAATGATTTTGAAAGCATGCAGCATGAAGGCGTTCTGGCGGTCTCTGATGATGGAGTAGGCGTTCAATCTAGCTGGATGATGAAGCAAGCTATGATAAAGGCTCAGGAGCTTGGACTTCCAGTGGTTGCTCACTGTGAGGACGATACGCTCATTCAAGGTGGCTGTGTGCATGAAGGATCATTTTCAGAGAAATATAACCTTCGCGGTATTCCTTCAGAGTGTGAAGCGATTCATATAGGGAGAGATATTCTGCTAGCTGAGCAAACGGGTGTACACTATCATGTCTGTCACATTAGTACGAAGGAATCCGTTCGTTTGGTAAGGGAAGGCAAAAAGAACGGGATCAAGGTAACCGCAGAGGTTAGTCCACACCATCTTCTCTTATGTGAGGATGATATCCCTGGTTTAAACACAAACTTCAAAATGAATCCACCATTAAGAGGGGCAGCCGATCGTGAGGCACTGTTAGAGGGCTTGCTTGACGGGACAATTGATTTTATCGCCACAGATCATGCCCCACATACAGAGGAGGAAAAGGCTAAAAGCATGGAGCTTGCACCGTTTGGGATTGTAGGTCTTGAGACGGCGTTCCCGTTGTTGTATACGCACTTTGTGCAAAAGGGAATCTTCACGTTGAAGCAGCTGGTGGATTGGATGACGGTTATTCCTGCTGACCGCTTTGGGTTAGATAAGGGACGTTTAACTGAAGGAGGACCAGCAGATATTACAATTGTAGACCTCCATAAAGTACAAGATATTGATCCTAATCAGTTTGCTTCAAAAGGAAAAAATACACCGTTTGCTGGATGGAGAACCTCAGGTTGGCCAGTACAAACGATTGTAGCTGGTGAGTTAGTTTGGTCTGAAGAGCAGGGCTTCAGTGCAGGGAATGAAAAATAA
- a CDS encoding solute carrier family 23 protein, with product MDQQEKVVLDVKDIPKPQSWLILSLQHLFAMFGATILVPILVGLDPSVALMSSGLGTIAYLLITKGQIPGYLGSSFAFIAPIQTVMLVDGPEAVMFGSFVAGLVYGIVALLVKSFGVGWLRKLLPPIVVGPVIIVIGLGLASTAIGMAMNDPATGEYDLTLFSAALVTLAITIIATIFFKGFFGLIPILIGVVGGYVYSAFIGIIDFSGLQNASLFGMPDQVYIPFLTYTPQISWLAAFIIAPVAFVTLAEHIGDQMVLSKVMNRNLLKKPGLHRSILGDGVATIIASFVGGPPNTTYGENIGVLTITRIFSVFVVGGAACLAILFGFSPMVSEFIGSIPTSVMGGVAILLFGVIASAGLRMLIESQVHFGDKRNLVISSVILVIGIGGALIQVGENFQVAGMALATIVGMFLNLVLPGKESAYGTKEMFTDE from the coding sequence ATGGATCAGCAGGAAAAGGTAGTTTTAGACGTTAAAGATATTCCCAAGCCACAGAGTTGGCTGATATTAAGCTTACAGCATTTGTTCGCTATGTTTGGGGCGACGATATTAGTTCCTATATTAGTGGGCTTAGACCCATCAGTTGCCTTAATGTCTAGTGGTTTAGGGACAATTGCTTACTTATTAATTACAAAAGGACAAATCCCAGGCTACCTAGGCTCCTCTTTCGCTTTTATTGCTCCCATACAAACAGTTATGCTTGTAGACGGACCTGAAGCTGTAATGTTTGGAAGCTTTGTAGCAGGTTTGGTATACGGAATAGTAGCTCTTCTAGTTAAGTCATTTGGGGTAGGCTGGCTTCGGAAATTGTTGCCACCTATCGTAGTAGGACCAGTTATTATCGTCATTGGTCTAGGATTAGCTAGTACAGCAATTGGTATGGCTATGAATGATCCAGCAACTGGTGAATATGATTTAACTTTATTTTCAGCTGCTCTTGTAACATTGGCCATTACGATAATCGCAACAATATTCTTCAAAGGCTTTTTCGGCCTAATACCTATTCTAATTGGTGTTGTTGGAGGATACGTTTACTCAGCTTTCATTGGAATCATAGATTTTTCAGGGCTTCAAAATGCTTCCCTCTTTGGGATGCCCGACCAAGTGTACATTCCATTTCTAACATACACACCGCAAATATCGTGGCTCGCTGCCTTCATTATTGCACCTGTTGCGTTTGTAACTCTTGCTGAGCATATTGGAGACCAAATGGTGCTAAGTAAGGTCATGAATCGTAACCTGCTGAAAAAGCCAGGCTTACATCGCTCTATCCTTGGGGATGGTGTAGCGACCATTATAGCATCATTTGTTGGTGGACCGCCTAATACAACATACGGTGAGAATATTGGTGTTTTAACGATCACAAGAATCTTTAGTGTTTTTGTTGTCGGTGGTGCAGCTTGTCTAGCTATTTTGTTTGGTTTTAGTCCAATGGTCAGTGAATTTATTGGCTCAATTCCTACAAGTGTAATGGGTGGAGTTGCTATCCTGTTATTTGGTGTTATCGCTTCAGCCGGGTTAAGAATGCTTATTGAAAGTCAGGTTCACTTCGGCGATAAACGTAACCTAGTGATATCTTCGGTTATTTTGGTTATCGGAATTGGTGGGGCCCTTATCCAAGTAGGTGAAAATTTTCAGGTTGCTGGTATGGCACTAGCTACAATCGTGGGTATGTTCTTAAATTTAGTTCTGCCAGGTAAAGAATCGGCTTATGGAACTAAAGAGATGTTCACAGATGAATAA